The following coding sequences are from one Canis lupus baileyi chromosome 19, mCanLup2.hap1, whole genome shotgun sequence window:
- the LOC140611439 gene encoding olfactory receptor-like protein OLF4, translating to MELENDTRIPEFLLLGFSEEPKLQPFLFGLFLSMYLVTILGNLLLILAVSSDSHLHTPMYFFLANLSFVDICFTCTTIPKMLVNIQTQRKVITYESCIIQMYFFILFAGIDNFLLTVMAYDRYMAICYPLHYMVIMNPQLCSLLLLVSWIMSALHSLLQTLMVLRLSFCTHFQIPHFFCELNQMIQLACSDTFLNNMMLYFAAILLGVAPLVGVLYSYFKIVSSIRGISSAHSKYKAFSTCASHLSVVSLFYCTSLGVYLSSAAPQSTHTSSVASVMYTVVTPMLNPFIYSLRNKDIKGALNVFFRGKP from the coding sequence ATGGAACTAGAGAATGATACACGAATTCCAGaatttctccttctgggattttCAGAGGAACCAAAATTGCAGCCCTTCCTCTTTGGGCTGTTCCTGTCCATGTACCTGGTCACCATACTTGGGAACCTGCTCCTCATCCTGGCTGTCAGCTCTGACTCtcacctccacacccccatgtacttcttccttgccaatctgTCCTTTGTAGACATCTGTTTCACCTGTACCACCATCCCAAAGATGCTGGTAAAtatacaaacacaaagaaaagtcATAACTTATGAGAGCTGCATCATACAGATGTACTTTTTCATACTTTTTGCAGGTATAGACAATTTCCTCCTGACTGTGATGGCCTATGATCGCTACATGGCCATCTGCTACCCCCTGCACTACATGGTCATCATGAACCCTCAGCTCTGTTCACTACTACTACTGGTATCCTGGATCATGAGTGCCTTGCATTCTTTGTTACAAACCTTAATGGTGTTGCGACTGTCCTTCTGTACACATTTCCAAATCCCCCACTTTTTCTGTGAACTCAATCAGATGATCCAACTTGCCTGTTCTGACACCTTTCTTAATAACATGATGTTGTATTTTGCAGCTATATTGCTGGGGGTTGCTCCCCTGGTTGGAGTCCTTTACTCTTATTTCAAGATAGTTTCCTCTATACGTGGGATCTCATCAGCTCACAGCAAGTATAAAGCATTTTCCACCTGTGCTTCTCACCTCTCGGTTGTCTCCTTATTTTATTGTACAAGCCTAGGAGTGTACCTTAGCTCCGCTGCTCCCCAGAGCACCCACACAAGTTCAGTGGCCTCAGTGATGTACACAGTGGTCACCCCCATGCTGAACCCCTTCATCTACAGCCTCAGGAACAAAGACATAAAGGGAgctctaaatgtatttttcagagGGAAGCCATAA